Part of the bacterium genome is shown below.
AACTTCCGCTCCTTGTCGACGTGAAAGAGCGTTTCGTCGATGCCCTCGGCCGTCAGGTTCTCGGGCTCGATCTCGATAAACGACGGCGCGCGCATGTATTGGCGGGCCAGCCGCTGCGCGCGTTGGTCGAATGTGGCGGAGAACATCATCGACTGACGCTCGTCCTTCGGCGGCAGCCGCTTCAGGATCGCGGTCATCTCCTCGTAGAATCCGAGGTCGAGCAGGCGGTCGGCTTCGTCGATCACGAGCAGGCGCACATCGCCAAGACGCAGCCGGCCTTTCCGCACAAAATCAAGCAGGCGCCCCGGGGTGCCGACCGCCACATCGACCCCGGCCGCGAGGTGTTGCTCCTGCTTGCGGTAGTCCTCGCCGCCGTAAAACAGCCCGAAACGCAGATCGACGTATTTGCCGAGCGTCAGCGCTTCCTTGTAGGTCTGGATCGCAAGCTCGCGCGTCGGCGAAAGGATGAGCGCGATGGGGTCTTTCTCGCGCGGGCGGATGTCGCGCAGCGCTCGCGTGAAGATCGTCAGCAGAAAACACGCGGTCTTGCCCGTGCCCGTCTGCGCCTGGCCGATCAGGTCCTCGCCGCGCAGAAGTTGCGGCATCGACTCGCGCTGCACGGGCGTCATCTCCGCGAAACCCGCGTCATGAATGCCCGCCTTCACGTCCTCGGGCAGATCGAGCTTGAAAAACTCCGACGAAAAACCCTCGCGATCCGCGCGGGGTGCGCGATCGCGATGCCCGCGGTCGGGGCGGTGCGGACTCATGCGTGAAATTTCCGGATCGGATCGTGTATCAAACGCGAGGCTCCAAAAAGCGGCGGCAAACGCGACGGCGAACGATGT
Proteins encoded:
- a CDS encoding DEAD/DEAH box helicase, yielding MSPHRPDRGHRDRAPRADREGFSSEFFKLDLPEDVKAGIHDAGFAEMTPVQRESMPQLLRGEDLIGQAQTGTGKTACFLLTIFTRALRDIRPREKDPIALILSPTRELAIQTYKEALTLGKYVDLRFGLFYGGEDYRKQEQHLAAGVDVAVGTPGRLLDFVRKGRLRLGDVRLLVIDEADRLLDLGFYEEMTAILKRLPPKDERQSMMFSATFDQRAQRLARQYMRAPSFIEIEPENLTAEGIDETLFHVDKERKFELLLGLLEREPVPRGLIFTNMKISAAYVAERLRRNGYSVELLTGDLPQNRRTRVLDSFRKGEVALLVASDVASRGLHVEDVSHVFNYDVPQDPEDYVHRIGRTARAGKTGKAYTLACDEYVYNLPAIEAYLKRRVPFVLPHEEEFGHDKTEGFGSLRDFARRERRRQREAGGDDRGGARRRPTGKYPERARTPRVPPGRPPKRPAPGVAVARSDAPSNPGPPGEAGEKKKRRRRGGRNRKGAPAATE